From Pseudomonas arsenicoxydans:
CATCGCAACCGTCGCGCAAGGGCACACAGCAGAGCAACGCAAAGTCGCTGAGGATCACCGAGTCAGACGTGATGTCGCCTCGCATCGCGAGGTTTTCAAGAAGCTGCGTGACAGCCCGGATTCTGTAACTGGCGGTGCTGAGCAGGGAATGCAGCGGTTGGGTGGTGTTGACGAACAGGGAGGGAAGGTCGTCGGCGTTGCTGGTTAAAGCCATGTATTCGTTCATGCGTAATTACCGTTAGTAGGTGGAAGACCTACCACTCAATCGTCGCCAAACAATTAGGGTGGCAGCCGTACGCGGGTTGGCGAACCGGACAACGGTGAAACCGGCAGACCCGAAGGTCTCCCACGCACAGCTACCAAAAAAAGCGCAGCAAAGTGCAGTCAGAAAAAGCTCCGAAAAAGCTCGAAGTGTTTCTGAATCGTTGTCATCGAGTCGCCAAACCCAATACGCCATTTGGGCGCGGAACGGACTATAGGCCTCGTGACAACAGCGCAGCAATGCGCAAGTCTACGGACAATTCCCACCGTAGTGTAGGACCTTGCCTTTTCGAAAATTGGCCACTTTCGTGCCACTAGTGAATGGGTTCTCGACAGCTAATGACGGGCATTGATTGATCATTCAGGATGAAAAATCAGCGGTTCACTAAATCCTGTTTTCAACGAGACAGGCCTTGCTGATCCACACGGAATTTAAGAGCCTCAATCGGATTGGAGGGCGGCATCGGGTAATGCTCGTCTTCGTACTTTTCGATGAGCAGCGCCAGAGTTTCCAGATCATCACCTTCAGGCGAACCAATGCCTGCCCCCCACAGCTGCTCCACTCGAGCAAATGCAGCTTTCAGGTCTTCTTGGTTGAGAATTAGCTTACGGTTCATTCCACGGTCTCCGAGTTGATCTGGTCATACAGGGCAAAGGGTGCAGAGAAAACCGTTACCTGGGCAAGAAAAACGCTAACAAAACACCGGTTTTGCGCGAAAACGCTGATTTTTCGCTTCGAAACACAAACCCCAGACACAAAAAAACCGGCCATCAAGGCCGGTTTTTTCTTTATCTGCATCCCCCGTCAAAAAACAACGTGAGACCTAAATTCGATTGGAGCGGGTGAAGGGAATCGAACCCTCGTTATCAGCTTGGGAAGCTGGAGTAATGCCATTATACGACACCCGCTCAGAGCGGCTGACTTTGTACCAGATGTGCGCGTGGAAATGAAGTTTTTCTTTGCGCGCGATGCGTTTGGTGCAGGTGAAACGGTCTATCACGGGCAAGCCTCGTGCCTACAGGAATGCATTCAACACTGTGGGGCGAAGCTTGCTCGTGATGACGCTGTTTCAGATGGCCAATGCATGTTGGTCCTGGACGCAGTGGTAACGCGGTCGGCTGGCGTGCTGCGCCGGTTTCAGGAAGCCCAGCAGTACCTCGCGGCTGTCTCGGCAAGCGGCTTTGTGTTCCATGTCGAGAAAGTGCCCGGTGGCTTGCAAGGTGCTGAAGGTGGCGTGTTGCACGTGGTTGGCGAATAAGCGGGCGCCGTCGGCGGCGGTGTATTCGTCCCATTCGCCGTTCATGAACAGCACTGGCACGTTGATTTTCTCAGCTGCTTTGAGGAAGCACTGACGATCGCTGTGCAGCAGGTCGCTGATGTGGAAGTGCATCTGCCCGTATTCATGTTCGGCCAGGCTGCTGACGTGGCGATAGTTGAAACGCTTGAACAGCGTCGGCAGGTGTTTGCCGATGGTGCTGTTGACCAGGTTGCCGACCCGGTCGCCGTCCCGGCTGCCGAGGTAGTCGATGCCGCGCTCGAGGTAGTCGAGCATGTGCGCGTTGATTTCCGGAGAGAACGAGCTGATCACGGCTTTTTCGATGCGTCGTGGCTGGTGAGCGAGAGCGACCAGGGTCGCGGCGCCTCCCCAGGAGAACGACAGCACGTGTTCGGCGGCGAAGTGGTCGATCAGCTCCAGGAGGATCTGCCCTTCGACTTCCTTGGTCAGCAATTTTTCATGCAGGTTGTGGGCTTTTGACTTGCCCGCGTAGGGCTGGTCGTAGCAGACCACATTGAACTGCGGGTGAAGGTTTTTCACGGTTTGTGCAAACGACGCAGTCGTGGCCATCGAGCCGTTGACCAAGATAATGGTCTTCTCTGCGGCGTCTGCGCGATAGAACTCCGTGTAAACCCGATACTGACCCTGTATATCCAGCACAGCGATTTCTGGCCTCATGTCATAAGACTCCAAGCAAGCGGGTATGCGCGCAAAAGAGATTGCACGAGCTTTGTGACAGGTAGGCATACGCCTGGAATTTGGAGGCCCATGTCGATCCGTACTGCAGGTCGACGGGTATTATTATTGGCGGGCAGTCTGCCGGTCTGAGGCGGAACCTGAGGGTTCTCTAACCGGCAAAAAGTTTCTTAGAAGTATGTTGTGACTCGTCAGTCACATTTCGGCTGACGACCTGATTCAAGCAGGGGAGACGGCATCGCGCAAGTGTCTTTCGTAAATTGTTCGACAACTTCTGCTGAGCGGTAGGCTGCTTAGATCAATTGAATCTCTTCGGTGCGCAACGCACGGTACTCGCCCGGTTTTAGCGCGTTATCGAGCACCAGCGGCCCCATGCGTTCACGGTGCAGGCGCAGCACTTTGTTGTCGAAGTGGCCGAACATCCGCTTCACCTGGTGGTAACGACCTTCGACGATGCTCAGTCGAGCGGACGTGGGTCCGAGCACGTCCAGCCCGGCGGGTTGGGTGGTGAGGTCTTCGAAAGCGAAGTACAGCCCTTCAGCGAATTTCAACGCATATTCCGGGCCGATCTCTTGCTCGGTCTCGACGTAGTAGACCTTGGGCAGCTTGGTCTGCGGCTGGGTCAGGCGTCGCGACCAGCTGCCGTCATTGGTGATCAGCATCAGGCCGGTGGTGTTGAAATCCAGGCGACCGGCGATGTGCAGGTCGTCCTTGTCCGGCTCCTGGATCAGGTCTAGGACCGTCGGGTGTTGCGGGTCGCGGGTGGCGCTGACGCAGCCGGGCGGTTTGTGCAGCATGAAATAACGTGCGGGCTTGCCGACTTGCAGCACATCCCCATCGACCTCGACGCGGCTGAATTCCAGCACTTGGGCGTGCGGGTCGCTGACGACTTTTCCGTCGATCCGCACGCGCTTTTCCACCAGCAACAGTCGGACCTGTTGACGGTTGAAACGCGGTAGATTGCTGAGGAAACGGTCAACGCGCATGACAAAGGATCAGTGGTGAAAGGGCGCGTATCTTACGTGATCAGCCGAGCGGGTGCTTACAACTGCGCCTCGACCTCGGCACAGCGTGGGCACAGGCAGGATTTATTGCGCAGTTCCGCCGGCAGTGCTTCGAGCACCGAAGGGTCGATGCTGACGCCAAAGCACCAGCACGTTTGATCGACGGTTCGCGGGTCAGCCAGGGTGCAGGCGTTGGAGGCGCCGCAGGCCGGGCACAGGTCAGGATTATTCATGTAGGACTGTATTCATAACTGGAGTGAGGCATTTCCACGCACGTTCGGTTGCGGCCGGCTTGCTTGGCCCGGTACATCGCATGATCGGCCCGAGAGAGCAGGGTGTGCAAGGTTTCATCGACTTGCAAGGTGGTCAGGCCGATGCTGACTGTCAGCTGCAGTTCATTTCCGTTGTAGGCATAACGCTGCTGTTCGACGTGCTGGCGAATTTTCTCGGCGATCATCAGACCGGTCTCACCGTCGGTGTCCTTGAGCAGCACGATGAACTCTTCGCCACCCCAGCGACAGACAATGTCGGAATGGCGCAGGCAACTCTCCAGGTCCCGGGCGAAGCCGATCAGCACTTGATCGCCGGCCAGGTGACCGTAGGTGTCGTTCAAGGCCTTGAAGTGATCCAGGTCCAGCAACAACGCAGTCAGCGGCTTGGGCTCGCGTTGGGCTTCGTGCATGGCTTGCGCGGCCAGCAGGTCGAAGCCGCGACGGTTCGGCAATTCGGTCAGGCTGTCGAGTGTCGCTTGCGCCTGGATCTTGCCCTGGAAGCGCTTGATCACCCGGTTGAGCAGGGCCAGCACGATCAGCGTCACGAGCAGGCAGATCAGCAGGTTGAGGTACAGCGACTGACGGATGTCATTGAGCGCGCCGTCTTCGCGTTTATCGACAAACAGGTACCAGTTCAATTCCGGAATGAACCGCACATTGAGGAAATGTCCCTGGCCGTAGACGGAATATTCGTAGCTGCCGCTGTGGGGTTTGGGCAACTGACTGACCAGCCCCTTCATGCTGTCCAGTTCGTCGAGTTTCTGTCCGATATGCGCGCCTTGTGGGCCGCCCTCGGCGCCGGTGAGCACCAGGCGTCCGAAGTTGTCGACGAAGTACACACTGCGCTGGTAACGCTGCTGGTATTTGTCGATCAGCTTGATCACCGCATCGACCGTCAGGCCGACGCCCGCCGCGCCGATGAAGCGGTTGTTGTAGTCGTAGACCTTGTAGTTGATGAAGAAGGTCAGGTTGTCCTTGTTGGCGAGGTCCGGGTCGACATTGATCTCGTAGGGATCGGCCATGTCGCGTACGCGGAAATACCAGGCGTCGCGCGGCTCAGTGGATTTGACCTGCTTGAGTACGCCCTTGGCGTGGTAGTAGGTGAGGCTGGTGTTGGAAACGAAAAAGGCGGTGTAGGCGCCGTAGTGCGTCATGACCTCGTTGAGGTAGCGGGTCATTTTATCGGGGTCTTGCTCGCCGTTTACCACCCAGTCACGCATGAAGGTGTCGCGGGACATCATCGAGGAAATCAGGATCGGTCTGACGAGGTCTTTCTGGATTTCCGAGTAGACCGTGTCGGAGGTCAGCGGCAGTTCGGTGTTGATGATGCTGTCGCGGATCGACGCGCGCGAGGCGTAGTAGCTCAGGAGAGACGTGGCCAGGAAGCCTGCGCCCAGCAACGCGATGAGCGTGAGGACCAACGAGCGTTGTGAGTACAGCGGCGATCGAAGCGGCATGACGTTTCCGTTGGCAGTGACCCGATGGCAGGCATTCTAATGGCACTGCCGGGAAATAACTGCCCCATGTTCAGCGCGAATGATGGCTCACATGCTCCCTGCAGATTGCGCCCGGCCCTTGTGGGAGTGAGCCTGCTCGCGATGGCGGTCTAACAGGCAAAATAAATGTTGCCTGACAATCCGCTATCGCGAGCAAGCTCGCTCCCACAGGTGTCTAGTCGTTCTTTCGCGCTATGAAAGGGATCGCAGATACGCACGCCACCCGCCGAGATGACTGATATCCACCGCCCCCTCCAACCCATACGCCTCACAGATAAACCCGCTCTCCCAGCGCCCATCCGCCAGTTGCACCTTGCCCAATCCCAGCGGCGCTGGAATCCCGGTCAGGAACGAGCCCAGTTCACTGCTCGGCAACTCCCAAACCTCCACCGCAATGGCCACGCCGCCATCCTTCACCCGAACCATCCCCGGACGAAACGGCGGCCCACCAGCCAACGCATACAGTTGATAGTCCGGTGAACTGAACGTGGTCTCGACCAACCGAGCCCCGCGCCGCTTCAATTGCCAGTTCAACGCCAGCCCGTCCAGATGCGCGCCGCACACCACCAGGCGTGCGCGGTCATTGCGGGCGACCGTTGTCGGCGCTGGCTCAGCCGAAGGACGCTGAAACGCATCCGCCACGCTTAACAGATACTGATCGGTAAACGCCCGGCCAAACAGCGTCACGCCCCACGGCAAGCCATTGCCCATGAAGCCGCTTGGCACCGCAACGGCGGCGTAATCGAGCAGGTTCATGAAGTTGGTGTAGTAACCCAGTTCCGAATTGCGCAGGACCGGTTCGGCGTCCAGTTCCGCCAGCGTAACCGGGCGGCCGATGGTCGGTGTGACGACGCAGTCGAGTCCTTCCAGCGCCTTGTCGCACAGCGCCTTCAAGGCTTGCAGTCGATACTGGGCGCGGAAGGTCTGCACGCCCGTCACCGCCGGTGCCTTGGCCAGCACGGCGCGGATCACGGGCAACACGGCTTGCGGATTTTGCTCCATCAGTTCGCCGGCGACGCTGAAACGCTCGGCCACCCACGGACCTTCATAGAGCAGGCGCGCAGCCTCAAGGAACGGCGACAGATCGAGCTCCACCGCTTCGCCGCCCAACGCCTTGAGCTGATCGATGGCATCACCGAACAGCAGTGGGCCTTCAGGGCAGCCGAAGAATTCCAGATCCTGCGCACGGGGCACGCCGAAACGGAAAGGGCGCGGTGCGCCGAACGCCGAGCCGTCATTCCACAGCGGATTGCGGCGGCTGTATTCGTCCCGTGGGTCAAGGTGCGCGGTGAGCGCGAGCAACTGACTGGCTTCCCGAGCCGTCGCGGTAAACGTCGTCACGCAATCGAGGGTGCGACAGGCCGGCACTACACCCGCCGTTGAGATCAACCCTTTGGTCGCTTTTAGGCCGACCAGATTGTTCAGCGCCGCCGGGACTCGCCCGGACCCCGCCGTGTCCGTGCCCAGCGAAAAACTCGCCACGCCCAGCGCGACCGCCAGCGACGAGCCGGCGCTCGAACCGCCCGACGGATACTCCGGCAACACACTGTTGGGGCACGCGCCATACGGCGAGCGACTGCCGTTCAGCCCGGTGGCGAACTGGTCCAGATTGGTCTTGCCCAAAGGGATCGCGCCCAGTGCCAACAGTTGCTCGACGATGGTCGCCGAGCGTTGCGGCACGTAAGTAAATTCAGGGCACGCCGCCGTGGTCGGGCTGCCCGCCAGGTCGATGTTGTCCTTGATCGCGAACGGCACGCCGTACAACGGCAGGCTGTCAAGTTCGCGGCCGTCGAGGGCCGCCAGGTACGGTTCCAGTTCTTCAACACTGAGCAAGTGGATGAACAGGTGATAGTCCGGGTTCAGTGCCGCGGCTTTGTCGCGCAGGCTCAGCAGCAGTTGCC
This genomic window contains:
- a CDS encoding short-chain dehydrogenase yields the protein MNEYMALTSNADDLPSLFVNTTQPLHSLLSTASYRIRAVTQLLENLAMRGDITSDSVILSDFALLCCVPLRDGCDVLDVIARRMDAQ
- a CDS encoding alpha/beta fold hydrolase: MRPEIAVLDIQGQYRVYTEFYRADAAEKTIILVNGSMATTASFAQTVKNLHPQFNVVCYDQPYAGKSKAHNLHEKLLTKEVEGQILLELIDHFAAEHVLSFSWGGAATLVALAHQPRRIEKAVISSFSPEINAHMLDYLERGIDYLGSRDGDRVGNLVNSTIGKHLPTLFKRFNYRHVSSLAEHEYGQMHFHISDLLHSDRQCFLKAAEKINVPVLFMNGEWDEYTAADGARLFANHVQHATFSTLQATGHFLDMEHKAACRDSREVLLGFLKPAQHASRPRYHCVQDQHALAI
- a CDS encoding pseudouridine synthase → MRVDRFLSNLPRFNRQQVRLLLVEKRVRIDGKVVSDPHAQVLEFSRVEVDGDVLQVGKPARYFMLHKPPGCVSATRDPQHPTVLDLIQEPDKDDLHIAGRLDFNTTGLMLITNDGSWSRRLTQPQTKLPKVYYVETEQEIGPEYALKFAEGLYFAFEDLTTQPAGLDVLGPTSARLSIVEGRYHQVKRMFGHFDNKVLRLHRERMGPLVLDNALKPGEYRALRTEEIQLI
- a CDS encoding cysteine-rich CWC family protein: MNNPDLCPACGASNACTLADPRTVDQTCWCFGVSIDPSVLEALPAELRNKSCLCPRCAEVEAQL
- a CDS encoding sensor domain-containing diguanylate cyclase; protein product: MPLRSPLYSQRSLVLTLIALLGAGFLATSLLSYYASRASIRDSIINTELPLTSDTVYSEIQKDLVRPILISSMMSRDTFMRDWVVNGEQDPDKMTRYLNEVMTHYGAYTAFFVSNTSLTYYHAKGVLKQVKSTEPRDAWYFRVRDMADPYEINVDPDLANKDNLTFFINYKVYDYNNRFIGAAGVGLTVDAVIKLIDKYQQRYQRSVYFVDNFGRLVLTGAEGGPQGAHIGQKLDELDSMKGLVSQLPKPHSGSYEYSVYGQGHFLNVRFIPELNWYLFVDKREDGALNDIRQSLYLNLLICLLVTLIVLALLNRVIKRFQGKIQAQATLDSLTELPNRRGFDLLAAQAMHEAQREPKPLTALLLDLDHFKALNDTYGHLAGDQVLIGFARDLESCLRHSDIVCRWGGEEFIVLLKDTDGETGLMIAEKIRQHVEQQRYAYNGNELQLTVSIGLTTLQVDETLHTLLSRADHAMYRAKQAGRNRTCVEMPHSSYEYSPT
- the atzF gene encoding allophanate hydrolase, yielding MNINLQLDALRSAYRDGSTTPRQLLLSLRDKAAALNPDYHLFIHLLSVEELEPYLAALDGRELDSLPLYGVPFAIKDNIDLAGSPTTAACPEFTYVPQRSATIVEQLLALGAIPLGKTNLDQFATGLNGSRSPYGACPNSVLPEYPSGGSSAGSSLAVALGVASFSLGTDTAGSGRVPAALNNLVGLKATKGLISTAGVVPACRTLDCVTTFTATAREASQLLALTAHLDPRDEYSRRNPLWNDGSAFGAPRPFRFGVPRAQDLEFFGCPEGPLLFGDAIDQLKALGGEAVELDLSPFLEAARLLYEGPWVAERFSVAGELMEQNPQAVLPVIRAVLAKAPAVTGVQTFRAQYRLQALKALCDKALEGLDCVVTPTIGRPVTLAELDAEPVLRNSELGYYTNFMNLLDYAAVAVPSGFMGNGLPWGVTLFGRAFTDQYLLSVADAFQRPSAEPAPTTVARNDRARLVVCGAHLDGLALNWQLKRRGARLVETTFSSPDYQLYALAGGPPFRPGMVRVKDGGVAIAVEVWELPSSELGSFLTGIPAPLGLGKVQLADGRWESGFICEAYGLEGAVDISHLGGWRAYLRSLS